In Hyphomicrobiaceae bacterium, one DNA window encodes the following:
- the rpsR gene encoding 30S ribosomal protein S18, with protein MSEIQTSGGGAPRRPFQRRRKTCPFSGDAAPKIDYKDVRLLGRYVSERGKIVPSRITAVSAKKQRELARAIKRARFLGLLPYVIK; from the coding sequence ATGAGCGAGATCCAGACCTCCGGCGGCGGCGCACCGCGGCGACCCTTCCAGCGCCGTCGTAAGACCTGCCCGTTCTCGGGCGATGCGGCGCCGAAGATCGATTACAAGGACGTGCGCCTTCTTGGCCGCTACGTCTCCGAGCGCGGCAAGATCGTGCCGTCGCGCATCACGGCCGTTTCGGCCAAGAAGCAGCGTGAGCTGGCCCGCGCCATCAAGCGCGCTCGCTTCCTCGGTCTGCTGCCTTACGTAATCAAATAA
- a CDS encoding sulfatase-like hydrolase/transferase — protein sequence MNRFQLALPIRLTRTHVYPALTAASLLIFLIYLIRHENAYALMPIETLANTSVIAATIMLISRRVQFSILLALALTAVIVVVSRKMFEYLAAPLHAYDIWFYLGSRDTIRFLISGYTYYAFLIALGFTLATVVGVYGWRRDRVKIGFRHAALCLICAVVAAWLTSGGPYQRIYSAMERFPLTVFFHTIDDAVAIVERGPLLDASQPKKPLRNPFHLGGPCVVARNAPHVILIHQESGFPPSLFPSITYDRALDPYFVSFDGKLHKLGVETYGGGSWLTEFSLLSGISTYSFGRAGRFAQALMRGRIKESVPQSFARCGYQTATFYTMRSNFVVSGPFYKSIGFKDFFDADAQGAKSYFERDSFYYGNVIKYLATTFKTSPAQRVMVYVLTNATHHPYDYKMSPEIDVPQPANKNSADMNEYLRRMMIAKWDYDAFKSELAKRFPREKFVIIRYGDHQPLITREVPESEKLLPPSASARGSRPAKLVTYYVVDAIGYTPLELPDHDILDVPYLSSIIARSARLPLTDSHLARLNLMKLCQGHYFFCKRRAAVLDFHRRLLDAKLIDVN from the coding sequence GTGAACAGGTTTCAATTGGCGCTGCCGATCCGGCTAACGCGCACGCACGTCTACCCCGCTCTGACCGCAGCTTCGCTGCTTATCTTCCTTATTTACCTAATCAGGCATGAGAACGCGTATGCGTTGATGCCTATCGAGACCCTCGCCAACACCAGCGTGATTGCGGCGACAATTATGTTGATTTCGCGTCGGGTTCAATTTTCGATTCTGCTCGCTCTCGCCCTAACCGCCGTCATTGTCGTAGTTTCACGCAAGATGTTTGAGTATCTGGCGGCGCCGCTACACGCCTATGACATATGGTTCTACCTTGGCTCGAGGGACACGATCCGCTTTCTCATTTCTGGATATACTTATTACGCGTTTCTGATCGCTCTTGGGTTCACACTCGCAACGGTAGTTGGCGTCTACGGCTGGCGCAGGGATCGCGTCAAAATAGGTTTTCGACATGCTGCTTTGTGTCTAATCTGCGCCGTGGTAGCGGCATGGCTTACGTCCGGCGGTCCATACCAGCGCATCTACTCGGCGATGGAACGCTTTCCGTTGACCGTATTCTTCCACACAATAGACGACGCGGTCGCTATTGTTGAAAGAGGGCCGCTTCTGGATGCTTCGCAGCCAAAAAAGCCCTTGCGCAACCCATTCCATCTTGGGGGCCCTTGCGTAGTTGCTCGCAACGCGCCGCACGTAATCCTGATCCATCAGGAGAGCGGTTTTCCGCCGTCGCTCTTTCCGTCGATCACCTATGATCGCGCGCTCGACCCCTACTTCGTATCGTTCGACGGAAAGCTGCACAAACTCGGCGTTGAAACATACGGTGGAGGCTCTTGGCTGACCGAGTTCAGCCTGTTGTCGGGCATCTCCACCTATTCATTCGGAAGGGCGGGCCGTTTCGCTCAGGCCCTCATGCGCGGCCGCATAAAGGAGTCCGTTCCGCAGAGTTTTGCTCGCTGTGGATATCAAACCGCGACGTTCTACACGATGCGCTCCAACTTCGTCGTCAGCGGACCCTTTTACAAGTCAATCGGGTTCAAAGACTTTTTCGATGCCGATGCGCAAGGCGCTAAGAGCTACTTCGAACGGGATTCCTTCTACTATGGCAACGTCATCAAGTATCTTGCCACCACGTTCAAGACGTCGCCCGCTCAGCGCGTGATGGTCTATGTCCTGACCAACGCAACTCATCATCCCTATGACTATAAAATGTCACCGGAGATCGACGTTCCGCAACCAGCGAACAAAAACAGCGCGGACATGAATGAGTATTTGCGCAGAATGATGATCGCAAAATGGGATTACGATGCGTTTAAGAGCGAACTTGCAAAACGCTTCCCACGCGAAAAATTCGTAATCATACGCTATGGCGACCACCAGCCACTGATCACGAGAGAAGTGCCCGAGAGTGAGAAGCTTCTCCCACCCAGCGCTTCAGCGAGAGGAAGCAGACCTGCAAAGCTCGTCACGTATTACGTCGTCGACGCGATCGGATACACACCGCTGGAACTTCCCGACCACGACATTCTTGATGTGCCCTATCTCAGCTCAATCATCGCCCGCAGCGCTCGCCTGCCCTTGACGGATTCTCATCTCGCCCGGCTGAACCTGATGAAGCTTTGCCAGGGGCACTACTTTTTCTGCAAGCGTCGCGCCGCCGTTCTCGACTTCCACCGCAGGCTGCTCGACGCGAAGCTTATTGACGTCAACTAA
- a CDS encoding DUF2232 domain-containing protein, which translates to MTPQSIFLGLAAGLISATVFASATTGPMFSRLLMFLLTPFPLYLAGLGLGFLPLLVAAASATALILILSTPLTALAYAASEVLPAIALTRLTLMSREVDGVAHWYPIGRVVVTAALIAGLFSFAYLAAQGADIESLTKAVRPEIESFAKSLAGMPGGAEALGDKQIDELTTYFVTSLPGAIALALMIKLLASLWLAGRVTLASGRLPRPWPDFSKLELPMGSALLLVAATALSYTGDRMWLLSDGVASALRLAFALLGLAVLHHVTRGSPWRGFILATTYVGLLILSKHAMLILALIGLAETAFHYRKAAHRGPTPPSG; encoded by the coding sequence ATGACACCGCAATCCATTTTTCTTGGCCTTGCCGCCGGGCTAATCTCGGCGACCGTGTTTGCATCGGCGACCACGGGGCCTATGTTTTCGCGGCTGCTGATGTTCCTGTTGACGCCCTTCCCGCTTTATCTCGCGGGCCTTGGCCTTGGCTTTCTGCCGCTGCTCGTCGCCGCCGCTTCCGCCACCGCGCTCATCCTAATCCTGTCGACGCCGCTGACCGCTCTCGCTTACGCCGCGAGCGAAGTCTTGCCTGCCATTGCATTGACGCGCCTGACTCTGATGTCGCGCGAAGTCGACGGCGTCGCTCATTGGTATCCGATCGGTCGGGTGGTCGTCACCGCAGCCCTCATTGCCGGTCTGTTCTCCTTTGCCTACCTCGCAGCTCAAGGCGCCGACATCGAAAGCCTGACCAAGGCAGTGCGTCCCGAAATTGAGAGTTTCGCGAAATCGCTTGCAGGCATGCCCGGTGGCGCAGAGGCCCTGGGTGACAAACAAATTGACGAACTGACAACCTACTTCGTCACCAGCCTGCCCGGCGCAATTGCGCTAGCGCTGATGATCAAGCTGCTCGCCAGTTTGTGGCTTGCCGGACGAGTGACGCTGGCCTCTGGCCGGCTGCCCCGACCATGGCCAGACTTCTCCAAACTCGAGTTGCCTATGGGAAGCGCCTTATTGCTCGTTGCTGCAACGGCCTTGAGTTACACAGGCGATCGCATGTGGCTCCTCAGTGACGGTGTTGCAAGCGCACTGCGTCTCGCCTTTGCCCTCCTCGGTTTGGCCGTTCTACATCACGTAACTCGTGGCTCGCCCTGGCGCGGATTCATCCTCGCCACGACCTATGTCGGCCTGCTCATTCTTTCCAAGCACGCAATGCTGATCCTGGCGCTCATTGGGCTCGCCGAGACGGCATTTCACTATCGCAAGGCAGCGCACCGAGGGCCAACCCCGCCCTCTGGATAG
- the rplI gene encoding 50S ribosomal protein L9: MQVILLQRIGHLGQMGDIVNVKNGYARNFLLPQKKALRATEENKKVFEGRRAQLEAANLEHKKEAEAVSAKLDKQSFVLIRSAGDTGQLYGSVSTRDIAEAITEGGFTVNRNQVQLDKPIKALGLHDCRIELHPEVSCSVTLNVARSQDEADKQARGENVSVVQEEKLELETFNPEAAFEEGAAPAEGE; this comes from the coding sequence ATGCAAGTCATCCTGCTGCAGCGCATCGGCCACTTGGGGCAGATGGGCGATATCGTCAACGTCAAGAACGGCTACGCACGCAACTTCCTACTGCCGCAGAAGAAGGCGCTGCGCGCCACGGAAGAAAACAAGAAGGTATTCGAAGGCCGCCGCGCGCAGCTCGAAGCTGCAAATCTCGAACACAAGAAGGAAGCTGAGGCGGTTTCCGCGAAGCTGGACAAGCAGAGCTTCGTGCTGATCCGTTCTGCAGGCGACACCGGTCAGCTCTATGGCTCGGTCTCAACGCGCGACATCGCCGAGGCGATCACCGAAGGCGGTTTTACCGTGAACCGTAATCAGGTGCAGCTCGACAAGCCGATCAAGGCGCTCGGCCTTCACGACTGCCGCATCGAGCTGCACCCCGAAGTGTCTTGCTCGGTCACCTTGAACGTCGCGCGCTCGCAGGACGAGGCCGATAAGCAGGCCCGCGGCGAAAACGTCTCCGTCGTTCAGGAAGAGAAGCTTGAGCTTGAGACTTTCAACCCGGAAGCAGCCTTCGAAGAAGGCGCTGCTCCTGCGGAAGGCGAGTAA
- a CDS encoding cyclopropane-fatty-acyl-phospholipid synthase family protein: protein MFAPLKRMLREVITEGSLTVRDHQDRSFDFGDGSGRHVAIHFTDLRTQWQFVRDPELIAGEAYMDGTLTMDRGSIYDFIELAMRNMAKHPLPGWAQAFAKLRRLKRRINENNPEERSARNASYHYDLDQRFYDLFLDTDRQYSCAYYPPGITRLEDAQAAKKRHIASKLLLEPGLDVLDIGCGWGGLARYLATVSDARVKGITLSQSQLRSAMEHIPPRRGETVFAYDDYRSVKGEYDRIVSVGMFEHVGSSNYKTFFENITRLLKKDGVALVHAIGRLDGPAPTNPFIAKWIFPGGSLASLSEVTAAIENTGLRVSDIEILRLHYAYTLRTWRERFLHHRAQAVELAGEEVVRMWEFYLAGCEAAFRYQDLMVFQVQLVKDINAVPITRDYMLEAERRLATTSPVTLRPVPELPLQPLKTGAKSAKT, encoded by the coding sequence ATGTTTGCCCCTTTGAAGCGAATGCTGCGCGAGGTCATCACGGAAGGCAGCCTCACAGTCCGAGATCATCAAGATCGCAGTTTCGACTTTGGAGATGGAAGCGGTCGCCACGTCGCCATCCACTTCACCGACCTGCGCACCCAGTGGCAATTCGTTCGCGACCCTGAACTCATCGCTGGCGAAGCTTACATGGACGGCACGCTCACCATGGATCGCGGCTCGATCTATGATTTCATCGAGCTTGCGATGCGGAATATGGCCAAGCATCCCCTGCCCGGCTGGGCCCAGGCGTTTGCCAAACTGCGGCGACTGAAGCGGCGCATAAACGAGAACAATCCTGAAGAACGCTCTGCCCGCAATGCGAGCTATCACTATGATCTCGATCAGCGCTTCTACGATCTCTTCCTGGACACCGACCGGCAGTATTCCTGCGCCTACTATCCCCCCGGCATCACGCGGCTCGAAGACGCGCAAGCTGCAAAGAAGCGGCACATTGCATCCAAACTTCTGTTGGAGCCCGGGCTCGACGTTCTCGATATTGGCTGTGGCTGGGGAGGTCTTGCGCGTTACCTTGCCACAGTGAGCGATGCGCGCGTCAAGGGCATCACCCTATCCCAATCTCAACTGCGCTCCGCCATGGAGCACATTCCGCCCCGGCGTGGGGAGACAGTGTTCGCGTACGACGATTATCGCTCAGTCAAAGGCGAGTACGACCGCATCGTGTCGGTCGGTATGTTCGAACACGTCGGTTCGTCCAACTACAAGACATTCTTTGAGAACATCACTCGACTTCTGAAGAAAGATGGTGTGGCGCTCGTGCACGCCATCGGCCGCCTCGACGGGCCTGCACCCACAAATCCCTTTATCGCCAAATGGATCTTTCCTGGCGGCTCGTTAGCATCCCTTTCGGAGGTCACTGCGGCAATCGAGAACACAGGATTGCGTGTCAGCGACATCGAGATCCTTCGCCTTCACTACGCCTATACCCTACGGACTTGGCGCGAACGCTTCCTACACCACCGCGCCCAAGCCGTCGAACTTGCCGGCGAAGAGGTCGTGCGCATGTGGGAGTTCTATCTCGCGGGCTGCGAGGCAGCTTTCCGTTATCAGGATCTGATGGTGTTCCAGGTCCAGCTCGTAAAGGACATCAACGCCGTTCCCATTACTCGCGACTACATGCTGGAGGCCGAGCGCCGCCTTGCGACTACGTCTCCTGTTACACTGAGACCTGTTCCGGAACTCCCTCTTCAACCGCTCAAAACAGGAGCCAAATCAGCCAAGACTTGA
- a CDS encoding sulfatase-like hydrolase/transferase has protein sequence MITSEVKYAFMSAPLLAYDLYFYLGSRATVDFLVSDYTRYVFAILLGLTALLLLLRRSYRADTVKLPRIATLGVALVSIGANCLASGGPYKKIYASADRYQLTVFYRSIADAMSIVERGPIFEISTTTQTNTSRPFRPQTACTLDTQAPHVILIHQESGFPPSFFRSIKYNPELDSYFKSFDGKMHKLRVETYGGASWMTEFALMSGLSTYSFFGGTRTFIQSLMRGRLKSTVPQHFQKCGYRTAAFYPMPSTFVAAGPFYKSIGFEDFFDMKVQGTKSYKERDSFYYGNLIKYLVDNAAHSNRRVFAYVFTSATHSPYNSAMAPELDLHQNAAENSPEMNEYLRRMLIAKRDYDALLTSLRAHFPNERFLIVRYGDHQPFLTLDLPEIQEIDARANADKSFELARSDKFSTYYTVDAIGMEPPPLPEYEILEVPYLSSVITSFARLPASDDYTARLDLMHHCAGLYYSCGDKRAVLDFQRRLVDAGLVDIH, from the coding sequence GTGATCACGTCGGAAGTGAAATATGCGTTCATGTCTGCACCGCTCCTCGCCTACGATCTCTATTTCTATCTAGGCTCAAGGGCGACGGTCGATTTCCTGGTCTCGGACTACACGCGATATGTCTTCGCCATCTTGCTTGGACTCACTGCCCTGCTTCTTCTGCTTCGCAGGTCATACCGCGCCGACACTGTGAAATTGCCGCGGATCGCCACCCTGGGCGTCGCTCTCGTTAGCATAGGTGCTAACTGCCTTGCGTCAGGCGGACCATACAAAAAGATCTATGCCTCCGCCGACCGCTATCAACTCACTGTCTTTTATCGCTCGATCGCCGACGCTATGTCCATCGTCGAACGAGGTCCCATTTTTGAAATTTCGACCACAACTCAGACCAATACGTCTCGACCGTTCCGCCCTCAAACAGCGTGCACACTTGATACGCAAGCTCCGCACGTCATCCTAATCCATCAGGAAAGTGGGTTTCCCCCCTCCTTTTTCAGATCAATAAAATACAATCCTGAACTCGATTCCTATTTCAAATCGTTCGATGGGAAGATGCACAAACTGCGTGTCGAGACTTACGGTGGCGCCTCGTGGATGACTGAATTTGCCCTGATGTCAGGCCTGTCGACCTATTCTTTTTTCGGCGGGACACGCACGTTTATTCAATCCCTCATGCGTGGGCGATTGAAGAGCACTGTTCCGCAACATTTCCAGAAATGCGGATACCGTACAGCAGCTTTCTATCCCATGCCGTCAACATTTGTAGCTGCCGGACCATTCTACAAATCGATCGGATTCGAGGACTTCTTCGATATGAAGGTTCAAGGAACAAAATCCTATAAGGAACGCGACTCATTTTATTATGGCAATCTTATCAAGTATCTCGTTGACAACGCCGCGCATTCAAACCGTCGAGTATTCGCGTATGTATTCACAAGCGCGACACACAGCCCGTACAACTCTGCTATGGCGCCAGAATTGGACCTCCATCAGAATGCTGCGGAAAACAGCCCAGAAATGAACGAATATTTGCGTCGAATGCTCATTGCCAAGCGCGACTATGATGCCCTTCTGACGTCACTAAGAGCGCACTTTCCCAACGAGAGGTTCCTAATTGTGCGTTACGGCGATCATCAGCCCTTCCTGACGCTCGATTTGCCTGAAATTCAAGAAATCGATGCTAGGGCTAATGCGGATAAGTCCTTCGAACTGGCTCGCTCCGACAAATTTTCTACTTATTATACGGTTGATGCCATCGGCATGGAACCGCCGCCCCTCCCTGAATATGAAATTCTCGAAGTGCCCTACCTGAGCTCGGTTATCACGAGCTTTGCCAGACTTCCGGCATCGGATGATTATACCGCGCGCCTGGATTTGATGCACCACTGCGCTGGCCTGTACTACAGTTGTGGGGACAAAAGGGCAGTGCTCGATTTCCAACGCCGTCTCGTAGATGCGGGCCTGGTGGACATTCACTGA
- the rpsF gene encoding 30S ribosomal protein S6 yields MPLYEHTFLARQDVTQAQVEALMKEFIGVIEEGQGKVSKQEYWGVKTLAFKIKKNRKAHYAFFNIDAAPAAVAEMERRMGINGDVIRFMTVRVEQLETEPSVMMRKQDRDDRPERGFGGGRGGFGGPRGDRPPREGGFRGGDRGGEGSTFRSRPPREGGDRPPRDGAPRGPRGPRDSNTGSEG; encoded by the coding sequence ATGCCGCTCTACGAGCATACTTTCCTGGCACGCCAGGATGTGACCCAAGCCCAGGTCGAAGCACTGATGAAGGAATTCATCGGCGTCATCGAAGAAGGTCAGGGCAAGGTCAGCAAGCAGGAATATTGGGGCGTTAAGACCCTCGCCTTCAAGATCAAGAAGAACCGCAAGGCCCATTACGCCTTCTTCAACATCGACGCAGCACCTGCCGCCGTCGCCGAAATGGAACGGCGCATGGGGATCAACGGCGACGTTATCCGGTTCATGACCGTGCGCGTCGAACAGCTGGAAACCGAACCTTCGGTCATGATGCGCAAGCAGGATCGCGATGATCGGCCCGAGCGCGGCTTCGGCGGCGGTCGCGGCGGCTTCGGCGGCCCGCGTGGCGACCGTCCTCCGCGTGAGGGTGGATTTCGTGGCGGCGACCGCGGCGGCGAAGGCTCGACTTTCCGCTCGCGTCCTCCGCGTGAGGGCGGCGATCGTCCCCCGCGCGATGGCGCACCTCGCGGCCCCCGCGGGCCGCGCGATTCCAACACCGGCTCGGAGGGCTAA